One genomic segment of Aquipluma nitroreducens includes these proteins:
- a CDS encoding glycyl-radical enzyme activating protein encodes MNQPFIFDIKRYAINDGPGIRIVIFLKGCNLNCAWCHNPESISSETERMYAPAKCIKCGTCVMACPEKAITLTSEGIITDTELCKMCGKCAEVCPTKAIEISGHPMSVTEIMNEIEKERVFFDQSGGGVTFSGGEPLLQSKFLVELLDECSKRGIHTAVDTAGLSNTEIILDVARRTDLFLYDLKMMDSERHRKWVGVPNEKILENLKAVAATGVKIIIRIPLIGGVNDHAENMEATARFVAELSGEKKPVNLLPYHKIAQTKYQKLGRPDDFQLLEEPTKEAQQQAIAIFEKYGIEASIGG; translated from the coding sequence ATGAATCAACCTTTTATCTTCGATATCAAGCGTTACGCCATCAACGATGGTCCGGGTATCCGGATTGTCATTTTTCTGAAAGGCTGTAACCTGAACTGCGCCTGGTGCCACAATCCGGAAAGCATTTCCAGCGAAACCGAACGGATGTATGCTCCTGCAAAGTGCATCAAATGCGGAACCTGCGTAATGGCTTGTCCTGAAAAAGCCATCACTTTAACTTCGGAAGGAATTATTACCGATACCGAACTTTGCAAAATGTGCGGAAAATGTGCCGAAGTTTGCCCAACCAAAGCCATCGAAATTTCAGGTCATCCGATGTCGGTTACCGAAATCATGAACGAAATCGAGAAAGAACGGGTTTTCTTCGATCAGTCGGGTGGTGGAGTAACTTTTTCGGGTGGCGAACCTTTGCTTCAATCCAAATTTCTCGTCGAACTGCTTGACGAATGCAGTAAGCGGGGAATTCACACGGCCGTTGATACTGCAGGATTGTCCAATACTGAAATTATTCTGGATGTTGCCCGTCGAACCGATCTTTTTTTGTACGACCTGAAAATGATGGACTCTGAACGACACCGTAAATGGGTTGGCGTTCCGAACGAAAAAATTCTGGAAAACCTGAAGGCCGTAGCCGCGACCGGAGTGAAAATAATCATTCGTATTCCGCTGATTGGCGGCGTAAACGATCATGCCGAAAACATGGAAGCCACAGCGCGCTTTGTTGCCGAACTTTCAGGAGAAAAGAAACCCGTGAACTTGTTGCCTTACCACAAGATTGCCCAGACGAAATATCAGAAACTTGGGCGGCCTGACGATTTTCAACTTCTTGAAGAACCAACAAAAGAGGCTCAACAGCAAGCCATTGCCATTTTTGAAAAATACGGAATTGAAGCCAGCATTGGCGGGTAG
- a CDS encoding four helix bundle protein — MVINSYKDLLVWQRGIDLVEDVYNFTKKLPDAEQFGLVSQLRRASVSIPSNIAEGYGRQSTGSYKQFLSISRGSLLEVETQILLCIRLKYFDSEESGFLLNKIESLNKMLSSLIAKIK; from the coding sequence ATGGTAATAAATAGCTATAAAGATCTATTGGTTTGGCAAAGAGGAATAGATTTGGTTGAAGATGTCTATAATTTCACAAAAAAGTTGCCAGATGCGGAACAATTTGGTCTGGTATCGCAATTGAGGAGAGCTTCTGTTTCAATACCCTCAAATATTGCTGAAGGATATGGAAGGCAATCGACAGGTAGCTATAAACAATTTCTTTCTATTAGTCGGGGGTCGTTATTAGAAGTTGAAACACAAATATTGCTTTGTATCAGGCTCAAATATTTTGATTCGGAGGAATCAGGCTTCCTGTTAAATAAAATTGAATCTTTAAATAAAATGTTGTCCTCATTAATAGCAAAAATCAAATAG
- a CDS encoding CheR family methyltransferase, translated as MKSILENHILSLKDKLAIDLSVFDPAFLERTIAARMASKSIKSADLYLSNLQENKEEQAELARNLSNSYSEFFRNPLTFAYLEQIILPGLLEKRRISREKKIRIWSAACASGQEAYSLSILCDELTQNKPKETQCLIFATDHNESELTKAQVGDYTSATLGKVSLNRIQTYFIQKEETYSVIPRLKEIINFSVFDLLSGEGTCPPASIYGNFDLIFCSNLLFYYKPVYRNRILDKLGNSLANGGYLITSETEREIAKGNNYREVFANSAIFQKKAMGNGQWAIDIG; from the coding sequence ATGAAATCCATCCTTGAAAACCATATTCTGTCCTTAAAAGACAAATTGGCAATCGATCTTTCAGTGTTCGATCCTGCTTTTTTGGAAAGAACAATCGCTGCGCGGATGGCTTCAAAATCAATTAAAAGCGCTGATTTATACCTGAGTAATCTTCAGGAAAACAAGGAAGAACAAGCAGAATTAGCAAGAAATCTGAGCAATTCGTACAGTGAATTTTTCAGGAATCCATTGACTTTTGCCTACCTTGAACAAATTATTCTGCCAGGCTTATTGGAGAAAAGAAGAATCAGTCGCGAAAAGAAAATCAGGATTTGGTCGGCAGCTTGTGCAAGCGGACAGGAAGCATACAGCCTTTCAATTTTATGTGATGAACTGACTCAAAATAAACCGAAAGAAACCCAATGTCTGATTTTTGCTACCGACCACAATGAAAGTGAATTAACAAAAGCTCAAGTGGGCGATTATACATCAGCGACTCTGGGCAAAGTATCGCTGAATCGAATTCAAACTTATTTTATTCAAAAGGAAGAAACATACTCTGTAATTCCACGACTTAAAGAGATCATCAACTTTTCGGTTTTTGATCTGCTTTCCGGAGAAGGAACATGCCCGCCAGCAAGTATTTATGGAAATTTCGATCTGATTTTTTGCAGTAATTTGCTGTTTTATTATAAACCCGTATACCGTAACCGGATACTTGATAAGCTAGGAAACAGCTTGGCCAACGGCGGTTACTTGATCACCAGTGAAACTGAACGGGAAATAGCAAAAGGGAATAATTACCGCGAAGTTTTTGCTAATTCAGCCATATTTCAGAAAAAAGCAATGGGCAATGGGCAATGGGCAATAGACATTGGGTAA
- the hypD gene encoding trans-4-hydroxy-L-proline dehydratase, whose product MFEKITQHTAAPLRVAASEGNYYETKANPIGPGMNERIQKLRKLSVEAEPSLTIERALCETAFYKENFGKLSVPVLRAANFLDYCQKKTIYLGEGELIVGERGPKPKCVPTFPELTCHSVEDLNVLNTRELQRYTISQEDIDTYAREVIPYWAGKTQRERIFSHVPQEWRLAYEAGMFTEFMEQRAPGHTALDGKIYRKGMLDYKCEIAAHLASLDYLNDPEATDKAEEWKAMDISCDAAILFAERHADLAEEMAASETDSTRKAELLKIAEVCRWVPANAPRNLWEAIQMYWFVHLGTITELNGWDAMNPGHFDQHLTPFYNKGIADGTLTREQAKELISCFWIKVNNHPAPPKVGITARESGTYNDFTNINIGGIKNDGSDGTSEVSYIMLEIVEELHILQPGSSVHISAKTPDKFLHAATRVIRQGHGYPSVFNPDVYVQELMRQGKSLTDAREGGCSGCIEVGAFGKEAYLLTGYLNVPKIIEVTLNNGINPVTGIRVGPETGDPRTFKSYDELYEAFLKQLHYVVDLKMRVSNYIDRMFAKYAPAPFLSIVTEDCVSRGKDYYDGGPRYNTSYIQCCGLGTVTDSLAALKKHVFEDQTFSMDRVLKAVLNDFKGEEVLRQTIMNRTPFFGNDDDYADSIAVKVYDDLVSAIDGKPNIKPGGKYHLNMLSTTCHVYFGKVMGATPNGRMAGKSISDGTSPSHGADTHGPSAVIKSLTKFDQVKSGGTLLNQRFLPSLLRKEDDVKKLGHLIRSYFTLGGHHIQFNIVDTATLLAAQACPSDYKDLMVRMAGYSDYFNDMNTDLQQEVIERTENDGF is encoded by the coding sequence ATGTTTGAAAAAATCACGCAACATACCGCAGCCCCTTTGAGGGTGGCTGCTTCCGAAGGTAATTACTACGAAACAAAAGCCAACCCGATTGGTCCGGGAATGAACGAACGTATTCAGAAACTCCGGAAACTGAGCGTTGAGGCCGAACCTTCTTTGACCATCGAGCGCGCCTTGTGCGAAACTGCTTTTTATAAGGAAAACTTCGGAAAGCTTTCTGTTCCCGTATTGCGGGCAGCGAACTTTCTGGATTATTGCCAGAAGAAAACAATTTACCTTGGCGAAGGCGAACTCATCGTGGGCGAACGTGGTCCAAAACCCAAATGCGTTCCTACTTTTCCTGAACTAACTTGCCACAGTGTGGAAGACCTGAACGTGCTTAACACCCGTGAATTGCAGCGCTACACCATCAGTCAGGAAGACATTGATACTTATGCCCGCGAAGTAATTCCATACTGGGCCGGAAAAACCCAGCGCGAACGCATCTTCAGCCATGTTCCGCAGGAATGGCGCCTGGCCTACGAAGCAGGAATGTTTACCGAATTTATGGAACAACGCGCTCCAGGCCATACCGCGCTTGACGGGAAAATCTACCGCAAAGGCATGCTGGATTACAAATGCGAAATAGCTGCTCATCTAGCCTCTCTCGATTACCTCAATGATCCCGAGGCTACCGACAAAGCTGAAGAATGGAAAGCCATGGACATTTCGTGCGATGCCGCTATCCTTTTTGCTGAACGTCATGCCGACCTTGCCGAAGAAATGGCTGCTTCTGAAACCGACTCTACACGAAAAGCCGAACTCCTGAAAATTGCCGAAGTTTGCCGTTGGGTTCCGGCCAATGCACCGCGCAACCTGTGGGAAGCCATCCAGATGTACTGGTTTGTTCACCTCGGAACCATTACCGAACTGAACGGCTGGGACGCCATGAATCCCGGACATTTCGACCAACACCTGACTCCTTTTTACAACAAAGGAATTGCCGATGGAACACTCACTCGCGAACAGGCCAAAGAACTGATTTCGTGTTTCTGGATCAAGGTAAACAACCATCCGGCGCCTCCGAAAGTAGGAATTACAGCTCGCGAAAGCGGAACTTACAACGACTTCACCAACATCAACATTGGCGGTATCAAAAACGATGGCAGCGACGGAACCAGCGAAGTTTCGTACATCATGCTCGAAATTGTTGAGGAACTTCACATCCTTCAGCCCGGAAGTTCAGTGCACATCAGTGCCAAAACTCCCGACAAATTTCTGCATGCCGCAACCCGTGTTATCCGCCAGGGACATGGTTACCCTTCGGTATTCAATCCCGATGTGTATGTTCAGGAATTGATGCGTCAGGGAAAATCACTCACCGATGCCCGCGAAGGCGGATGCAGTGGATGTATTGAGGTTGGCGCGTTTGGCAAGGAAGCATACCTGCTAACTGGTTACCTCAACGTTCCTAAAATCATTGAAGTCACTTTAAACAACGGCATTAATCCGGTGACCGGAATTCGGGTTGGCCCCGAAACCGGCGATCCACGCACGTTCAAAAGCTACGATGAATTGTACGAAGCTTTCCTGAAACAGCTTCACTATGTCGTCGATCTGAAAATGCGCGTAAGCAATTACATCGACCGCATGTTTGCCAAATATGCACCGGCACCATTCCTTTCGATTGTCACCGAAGATTGCGTGAGCCGTGGAAAAGATTATTACGATGGCGGCCCTCGCTACAACACCAGTTACATTCAGTGTTGCGGATTGGGAACCGTAACCGACAGTTTGGCTGCCCTCAAAAAACATGTATTCGAAGACCAGACCTTCAGCATGGACCGGGTTTTAAAAGCTGTTCTGAACGACTTTAAAGGCGAAGAAGTTTTACGCCAAACCATCATGAACCGTACGCCTTTCTTCGGGAACGATGACGACTATGCCGATTCGATTGCCGTGAAAGTGTACGACGATCTGGTTTCAGCTATCGACGGAAAACCAAACATCAAACCCGGCGGAAAATATCACCTGAATATGCTTTCGACCACTTGCCACGTGTATTTCGGGAAAGTGATGGGTGCCACACCAAACGGACGTATGGCCGGTAAATCCATTTCCGACGGCACATCGCCATCGCATGGTGCCGACACGCACGGACCTTCGGCTGTCATTAAATCACTGACCAAGTTCGATCAGGTAAAATCGGGCGGAACTTTGCTTAACCAGCGCTTTCTCCCAAGTTTGTTGCGGAAAGAAGACGATGTCAAAAAACTTGGGCACCTTATCCGGAGTTACTTTACGCTGGGTGGTCACCACATTCAGTTCAACATTGTTGATACGGCTACTTTGCTGGCAGCTCAGGCTTGCCCGTCGGATTACAAAGATCTGATGGTGCGCATGGCTGGTTACAGCGACTATTTCAACGACATGAATACCGACCTTCAGCAGGAAGTGATTGAACGCACCGAAAATGATGGGTTTTGA
- a CDS encoding HsdM family class I SAM-dependent methyltransferase, translated as MTGQEVIKSIGLDRARSVNSRNENPSESESAILNELKEKDFTIDSVYFNTDENGNSFPAVFLKKVTSFDEETLPVIADIHRKIWNYKKVLFLYVYSETEIRIYNCSEKPLIKTKERFDYEKELKNIEIGTYIFSDRNQLQELNKLFSRIAIDTGIIWTSEEAVSIRLKINLQRRVDKYLVSSLVNTASKLKGDGLKLDLIHKIILRSLFLLYLEDRGATDKNFYCQFLDGAESYFDILNDVDATYDLYKRLKEHFNGNVFTLDSNEEKLNEEQLQNIKTCFIRGREKNDTQQLFEDWRIFRLFNFKIIQIELLSEIYENFLSETDPTLKEDSGTYYTPPSLVEFILNEKLPVNKEEYNIKILDPSCGSGIFLVESFNRLVRRYENAHQLKKLSDFRVLVQLLKKNIFGIEIHPQAIKVAAFSLYLALVDKLDPKNLWQDKNHQLPYLINDPEEDNPQKQGYNLFLRDTISDLSKENLLQDFKLVVGNPPFGELLSEDKDVDEKQKNIRNYCTQYNFAKEMVLPFLHKSTTFAPNGEIALIFNTKVLTNTGGTFQKFRKWLFTDCYVEKVFNFSILRNAKKDFGGQLFGDATGPISIVYFQKEQPEQASDKIVYYAPKTFIKSNVIDGLSIDFTDLKYLPREECQKSDTKIWKVAMWGGMNDWELIQRFDNSKFNTVKTFNKEKKIKSGVGFGLLTNVNDKPRYSEVLTNIKYLDADVITRYFTPENLLLDVKKSIKTTKALNFYRNFYNISSIDEVDKLTAFRRLGDLESFVQPHIVVKKGLEKNRVCSSFIEIPCSFKDGVYGFYTDSQNINVLYLLTSYFNSKLSSYYLFMTISSYGIEREQIMKNEYLSIPINLNEKQIESLANASKDIIGELKSKSFLSNDFDSQNLENYIFENVDKIIFESFNLTNNETTLISDGIKYSLDLFHKQEKSIALYPVIQEQIIEYGKLISAELNEFLDGQDLFANVTVYNVSQYSPLMMIKISHQPIKIDIQKSDEMIDSELSKIDQSLWEKKSQNIYFRKKLNYKNENDIYIIRPNQRRFWSQSMALEDASELILELLTEN; from the coding sequence ATGACAGGACAAGAAGTAATAAAATCAATTGGCTTAGATAGAGCTAGATCTGTGAATTCTAGGAATGAAAACCCCTCAGAAAGCGAATCTGCTATTCTAAATGAACTAAAAGAAAAAGATTTTACTATTGATTCGGTTTATTTCAATACCGATGAAAATGGGAATAGTTTTCCTGCCGTGTTTCTGAAAAAAGTAACCTCTTTTGATGAAGAAACATTACCTGTAATAGCAGATATTCACAGAAAAATCTGGAATTACAAAAAAGTACTGTTCTTATATGTTTATTCAGAAACTGAAATACGCATTTACAATTGTTCTGAAAAACCACTCATTAAAACCAAAGAACGGTTTGATTACGAGAAGGAACTGAAAAATATTGAAATAGGAACCTATATTTTTTCAGATAGAAATCAACTTCAAGAACTCAACAAACTTTTTTCAAGGATTGCAATTGACACGGGAATTATCTGGACTTCTGAAGAAGCTGTTTCAATTCGACTAAAAATTAATTTACAACGCCGGGTTGATAAATACTTAGTGTCAAGTTTGGTAAATACCGCCAGTAAGCTTAAAGGTGATGGACTAAAGCTAGATTTAATCCACAAAATAATTCTTAGATCCTTATTTCTCTTATATCTTGAAGATCGAGGTGCTACCGATAAAAATTTCTATTGTCAGTTTTTAGACGGAGCAGAATCATATTTCGATATACTTAATGACGTAGATGCTACATATGATTTGTATAAAAGACTAAAGGAGCATTTTAATGGAAATGTATTTACGTTAGATTCGAACGAAGAAAAGCTAAACGAAGAACAATTACAAAACATAAAAACCTGCTTTATAAGAGGTAGAGAAAAGAATGATACTCAACAGCTCTTTGAAGATTGGCGAATTTTCAGATTGTTCAATTTTAAAATTATTCAAATTGAATTACTCAGCGAGATTTATGAAAATTTTCTTTCTGAGACCGACCCTACTTTAAAGGAAGATTCGGGAACGTATTATACTCCACCATCTTTGGTGGAATTTATTCTTAATGAAAAACTCCCGGTAAATAAAGAGGAGTATAATATTAAAATCTTAGATCCAAGTTGTGGATCCGGAATTTTTTTAGTGGAAAGTTTTAACCGTTTGGTAAGAAGGTATGAAAATGCTCATCAACTAAAAAAACTTTCTGATTTTAGAGTTTTAGTTCAGCTATTAAAGAAAAATATTTTCGGAATCGAAATTCATCCACAAGCTATTAAAGTGGCTGCATTCAGTTTGTATCTGGCATTAGTTGACAAATTGGATCCAAAAAATCTTTGGCAAGATAAAAATCATCAATTACCATATTTAATAAATGACCCTGAAGAAGATAATCCCCAAAAACAAGGTTATAACCTTTTTCTAAGAGATACAATTTCTGATCTATCAAAGGAAAATTTACTACAAGATTTCAAATTGGTTGTTGGAAATCCACCTTTTGGCGAATTATTATCTGAGGACAAAGATGTAGATGAAAAGCAAAAAAATATCAGAAATTATTGTACCCAATATAATTTTGCAAAAGAAATGGTTTTACCATTTTTGCATAAATCAACAACGTTTGCCCCGAATGGAGAAATTGCATTGATATTCAATACCAAAGTTTTAACCAATACTGGTGGGACTTTTCAAAAGTTCAGAAAATGGTTATTCACTGATTGTTACGTGGAGAAAGTATTCAACTTTTCAATTCTTCGAAATGCAAAGAAAGATTTTGGAGGCCAACTGTTCGGAGATGCAACAGGACCAATAAGCATTGTATATTTTCAGAAAGAACAACCAGAACAAGCCTCTGATAAAATTGTATATTATGCTCCAAAAACCTTTATCAAATCAAATGTAATTGATGGGTTGAGTATTGATTTTACGGATTTAAAATATCTACCAAGAGAAGAATGTCAGAAATCCGACACAAAAATCTGGAAAGTAGCGATGTGGGGCGGAATGAATGATTGGGAGTTAATTCAACGTTTTGACAATTCTAAATTTAACACGGTTAAGACTTTTAATAAAGAGAAAAAAATAAAATCTGGCGTTGGATTTGGATTACTCACAAATGTAAACGACAAACCGAGATATTCCGAAGTTTTAACAAACATAAAATATTTAGATGCAGATGTAATAACTAGGTATTTCACACCTGAGAACTTATTGTTAGATGTAAAAAAATCAATTAAAACAACCAAGGCATTAAATTTCTATAGAAATTTCTACAATATTTCAAGTATTGATGAAGTTGATAAATTGACCGCTTTTAGGAGATTAGGAGATTTAGAATCATTTGTTCAACCCCATATTGTCGTTAAAAAAGGATTGGAAAAGAATAGAGTATGTTCTTCGTTTATTGAAATACCTTGTTCTTTTAAAGATGGAGTATATGGATTTTATACTGATAGTCAAAATATTAATGTATTATATTTACTAACGTCTTATTTTAATTCAAAGCTTAGTTCTTACTATCTTTTTATGACAATTTCATCATATGGAATTGAAAGAGAGCAAATAATGAAAAATGAATACCTATCTATTCCTATAAACCTTAATGAAAAACAAATAGAATCGTTAGCTAATGCATCAAAGGATATTATAGGAGAGCTAAAGTCTAAAAGTTTTTTAAGTAATGATTTTGATTCTCAAAATCTCGAAAATTATATTTTTGAGAATGTTGACAAAATAATTTTTGAAAGCTTTAATTTAACAAATAATGAGACGACATTGATTAGTGATGGAATAAAGTATAGCTTAGACTTATTTCACAAGCAAGAAAAATCAATTGCCCTATATCCCGTAATACAGGAACAAATAATAGAATACGGAAAATTAATTAGCGCTGAACTCAATGAATTTCTTGATGGTCAAGATTTGTTTGCAAACGTAACTGTTTATAATGTCAGCCAATATAGTCCGTTGATGATGATTAAAATTTCTCATCAGCCAATAAAAATTGATATTCAAAAGTCAGATGAAATGATTGATTCTGAACTAAGCAAAATAGATCAATCACTTTGGGAAAAGAAATCACAAAATATCTATTTCCGCAAAAAGCTCAATTACAAGAATGAAAATGACATTTACATCATTCGTCCTAATCAACGTAGATTTTGGTCACAGTCAATGGCATTAGAAGATGCATCGGAGTTAATTTTAGAGCTTTTAACTGAGAATTAA
- a CDS encoding NAD(P)/FAD-dependent oxidoreductase: protein MSKIVIVGGGVVGLFTAFYLRKKGAEVTVIDRDDLTDGCSYGNAGLIVPSHVIPLASPGMLHKGMKNMFRTSSPVAARMSPDADLILWYLRFTGAATDKHVQESIPVLKELSLLSKSLYGTIKETGELDFPLWHKGLLMLYQSQKTGDELREEAEIARHAGLMVSELSASDIQKLEPDALPTVSGGVHYHSDDHLNPSALMKSLIAKLEQSGVTLVRNCAVEKIKTSGSKAITLETEKGPFGFDHLVITAGMWSSKILKQLQTRIAVQPGKGYSFKVKTSSTIHYPALLSDANVAVTPLGNGITQFGGGMELGYGDLKIREQRVQNIAKAVGEFYPLEKGMQIEPGQIWQGHRPCSFDGLPFIGQIQAFPNVFVGTGHSMMGVTLAPATGLLLTELISGEKTSLNLNPFRLDR, encoded by the coding sequence ATGAGCAAAATAGTAATTGTTGGTGGAGGTGTAGTTGGCTTATTTACTGCCTTTTATCTCCGAAAGAAAGGAGCTGAAGTAACCGTAATTGATCGCGACGACCTAACCGATGGCTGCTCGTATGGAAATGCCGGATTGATTGTTCCCAGTCACGTGATTCCGCTGGCCTCGCCGGGAATGTTACACAAGGGCATGAAAAACATGTTTCGAACCTCGTCGCCTGTGGCCGCCCGAATGTCACCCGACGCTGACCTGATTCTCTGGTATTTGCGCTTTACCGGAGCAGCAACCGACAAGCATGTTCAGGAATCGATACCTGTGTTGAAGGAACTGAGTTTGCTGAGCAAAAGCCTTTATGGCACAATCAAAGAAACCGGAGAACTTGATTTTCCACTTTGGCACAAAGGGTTACTGATGCTTTACCAATCGCAGAAAACCGGCGATGAATTGCGCGAGGAAGCTGAGATTGCCCGCCACGCTGGACTTATGGTCAGCGAACTTTCAGCTTCCGACATTCAAAAGCTGGAACCCGATGCCTTGCCAACAGTTTCAGGCGGAGTACATTATCATTCTGACGATCATTTGAATCCGTCGGCTTTGATGAAGTCGCTGATTGCAAAGTTAGAGCAATCAGGAGTAACTCTGGTACGCAATTGTGCCGTCGAAAAAATCAAGACATCAGGATCAAAAGCCATTACGCTGGAAACCGAAAAAGGTCCGTTCGGGTTCGATCATCTGGTGATAACCGCCGGAATGTGGAGCAGCAAAATCCTGAAACAATTGCAAACCCGTATAGCTGTTCAGCCCGGCAAAGGTTATAGTTTTAAAGTGAAAACCTCATCCACGATTCATTATCCGGCACTTTTGTCCGATGCGAATGTTGCAGTAACTCCGTTGGGCAATGGGATCACCCAGTTTGGCGGAGGAATGGAATTGGGTTACGGCGATCTGAAAATCAGGGAGCAACGTGTTCAAAATATCGCCAAAGCGGTAGGCGAATTTTACCCATTGGAAAAAGGAATGCAAATAGAACCCGGACAAATCTGGCAGGGGCACCGCCCGTGTTCGTTCGACGGATTGCCTTTTATCGGACAGATTCAGGCTTTCCCAAATGTGTTTGTAGGGACCGGGCATTCCATGATGGGTGTTACGCTTGCGCCGGCAACCGGATTGTTGCTTACCGAACTCATTTCAGGAGAAAAAACAAGCCTGAATTTGAATCCGTTCAGGCTTGATCGATAG
- a CDS encoding 4-hydroxyproline epimerase, which produces MAAKTFFCVDAHTCGNPVRVIAGGAPILEGKNMFERRLHFMKEFDWIRQGLMFEPRGHDMMSGSILFPPSDPANDMGILFIETSGCLPMCGHGTIGTVTVAIEQGLITPKIPGELLVEAPAGLIKVKYQMNGKKVSSVKLTNVASYLAGKDLEIESPHLGKITFDVAYGGNFYAIVDPQENFKGLEKYSADELIAFSRPLRTLINDKYKFQHPENPQISGVSHIEWTGATLSEEADGRNAVFYGDKAIDRSPCGTGTSARMAQLTARGKLNKGDQFLHESIIGSQFMGRVEELTKIGDQDAIIPSIEGWAKITGYNNIFIDDEDDPYAFGFQVI; this is translated from the coding sequence ATGGCAGCAAAGACATTTTTTTGTGTAGATGCCCATACCTGCGGAAATCCGGTTCGGGTGATTGCCGGTGGCGCTCCGATTCTGGAAGGAAAAAATATGTTTGAACGTCGCCTTCATTTCATGAAAGAATTCGACTGGATTCGGCAAGGACTCATGTTTGAGCCGCGCGGCCACGATATGATGTCGGGAAGTATTCTGTTTCCGCCATCCGATCCGGCTAACGATATGGGTATTTTGTTTATCGAAACCAGCGGATGTTTGCCAATGTGCGGCCACGGAACCATCGGGACTGTAACCGTTGCGATAGAACAGGGCTTGATAACTCCAAAAATTCCGGGAGAATTGCTGGTGGAAGCTCCGGCAGGATTAATCAAGGTGAAATACCAGATGAACGGTAAAAAAGTAAGTTCGGTAAAACTCACCAATGTGGCTTCGTATTTGGCCGGAAAAGATCTGGAAATTGAATCGCCTCATTTGGGAAAAATTACATTTGATGTGGCTTATGGCGGAAATTTCTATGCGATTGTCGATCCTCAGGAAAACTTCAAAGGACTTGAAAAATATTCGGCAGATGAGTTGATTGCTTTCAGCCGGCCACTTCGTACGCTGATTAATGATAAGTACAAGTTTCAGCATCCTGAAAATCCGCAGATTTCAGGAGTCAGTCACATTGAATGGACAGGCGCCACGCTTTCGGAGGAAGCCGATGGACGAAATGCTGTTTTTTACGGCGACAAAGCCATCGACCGTTCGCCTTGCGGAACCGGAACATCGGCACGTATGGCGCAATTAACCGCTCGTGGAAAACTAAACAAAGGCGATCAGTTTTTGCACGAAAGCATTATTGGCAGCCAGTTTATGGGACGGGTGGAAGAGCTGACTAAAATTGGTGATCAGGATGCCATTATTCCGAGCATAGAAGGCTGGGCCAAAATAACAGGGTACAATAATATTTTCATTGATGACGAGGACGATCCGTATGCATTCGGGTTTCAGGTGATCTGA